The Neomonachus schauinslandi chromosome 11, ASM220157v2, whole genome shotgun sequence genome contains a region encoding:
- the LOC110575703 gene encoding ARL14 effector protein produces the protein MDPCSVGVQLRTTNECHKTYYTRHTGFKTLQELSSNDMLLLQLRTGMTLSGNNTICFHHAKIYIDRFEDLQKSCCDPFNIHKKLAKKNLHVIDLDDATFLSAKFGRQLVPGWKLCPKCTQIINGSVDVDSEDRQRRKPDSDGRTAKALRSLQFTNPGKQTEFAPETGKREKRRLTKNATAGSDRQVIPAKSKVYDSQGLLIFSGMDLCDCLDEDCLGCFYACPACGSTKCGAECRCDRKWLYEQIEIEGGEIIHNKHAG, from the exons ATGGATCCATGTTCAGTTGGAGTCCAGCTTCGTACCACAAATGAGTGCCATAAAACCTACTACACTCGTCACACTGGTTTCAAGACTTTGCAAGAATTGTCATCAAATGATATGCTTTTACTTCAACTTAGAACTGGAATGACACTTTCTGGGAACAATACCATTTGCTTCCATCATGCAAAAATTTACATTGACAGATTTGAGGATTTGCAGAAGTCATGTTGTGACCCATTTAACATACACAAAAAACTAGCCAAAAAAAATTTGCATGTAATTGACTTAGATGATGCCACTTTTCTAAGTGCAAAATTTGGAAGACAGCTTGTACCTGGTTGGAAACTTTGCCCAAAATGTACACAGATAATCAATGGAAGTGTGGATGTTGATTCTGAAGACCGGCAGAGAAGAAAACCTGATTCAGAT GGAAGAACTGCTAAAGCTTTGAGGTCGTTGCAATTTACAAACCCAGGAAAGCAAACTGAATTTGCTCCAGAAActggtaaaagagaaaaaagaaggctcACAAAAAATGCAACCGCTGGTTCTGACAG acAAGTGATACCAGCAAAGAGTAAGGTCTATGATAGCCAGGGTCTCCTGATTTTCAGTGGAATGGACCTTTGTGACTGCCTTGATGAAGACTGTTTAGGATGTTTCTATGCTTGTCCTGCCTGTGGTTCCACCAAATGCGGAGCTGAATGCCGCTGTGACCGCAAGTGGCTGTATGAGCAAATCGAAATCGAAGGAGGAGAAATCATTCATAACAAACACGCTGGATAA